Proteins encoded within one genomic window of Polycladomyces subterraneus:
- a CDS encoding helix-turn-helix domain-containing protein — MSAAEIGRQLKETRESLGLTMEDIQEKTRILKGHLIAIENGQFDKLPSPYYARKYLRQYAEAIGLEPQHILRKFRTDEMTQEKLLEWTQSMPAVNPEEHGPSQTTGRFATDRMEQTSIHRPSTTAGQLYRNDSQSVHSTQRFPALLSDPQATEPATPMGESPSESLSLSRTNPPVSARGRGRRRKVTRTRKKNGLLSKQRIWLWALSGVLLVSVTAGGVYSFLNKEDGGDGQAAAGKNQVTLSNAGDLDPSAQLTLVDKNEDTNKYELRSQKQIQLLIQDIDVCRVVISEQKNGAPIKDVTLHPGEKFEYEGAHAELWVQFQFPQNIRMLVNGKPVDPSFYVHIVKKLT; from the coding sequence GTGTCGGCAGCAGAGATCGGCCGCCAATTGAAGGAGACACGTGAATCACTCGGTTTGACTATGGAGGATATTCAGGAAAAGACTCGGATCTTGAAGGGGCACTTAATCGCCATTGAAAACGGTCAATTCGACAAATTGCCCAGTCCGTACTACGCACGTAAATATCTGCGGCAATACGCCGAAGCTATAGGTTTGGAACCCCAGCACATCTTGCGCAAATTCCGTACCGATGAGATGACACAGGAAAAATTGCTTGAATGGACGCAATCGATGCCTGCGGTCAACCCGGAGGAGCACGGACCGTCCCAGACAACGGGCAGATTTGCAACAGACAGAATGGAGCAAACTTCCATACATAGACCCAGTACGACTGCCGGCCAATTATATCGGAATGATTCGCAGTCGGTACATAGCACACAACGTTTCCCTGCATTGCTGTCCGATCCCCAAGCAACAGAACCGGCTACACCGATGGGGGAAAGTCCGTCGGAATCACTGTCCTTGTCGCGTACCAATCCCCCAGTATCCGCTCGTGGGCGTGGGCGACGACGCAAGGTAACACGCACAAGGAAAAAGAACGGATTGTTAAGCAAACAGCGGATTTGGTTATGGGCATTGTCAGGTGTTTTGCTGGTTTCCGTTACCGCTGGTGGCGTATATTCCTTTCTCAACAAGGAAGACGGTGGGGACGGACAAGCCGCGGCTGGCAAAAATCAAGTGACATTGTCCAATGCCGGAGATTTGGATCCGAGCGCGCAATTGACGTTGGTGGACAAGAATGAAGACACGAACAAGTATGAACTGCGGTCCCAAAAGCAAATTCAATTGCTCATTCAAGACATCGATGTCTGTCGGGTGGTCATCTCCGAACAAAAAAACGGCGCGCCGATTAAGGATGTCACTTTGCATCCCGGTGAGAAGTTTGAATACGAGGGAGCTCACGCCGAATTGTGGGTTCAATTCCAGTTCCCCCAAAACATCCGAATGCTGGTCAACGGAAAGCCGGTGGATCCCAGTTTCTATGTTCATATCGTGAAAAAATTGACATAA
- a CDS encoding helix-turn-helix domain-containing protein: MSAETGRRLKRARESRGLTLEDVSRMTGIEPQYLQAIESGQLGALPGPYVRSYLRSYAQCVGEDPQALIRMYMTGKTTAGNYSADVRTRTRDARAGSIRRRRTNRTEAAASSEEALLQRGSRWDTGKRPSLSRAEQPGSRRRLGTYSRTRSTGGEPESSPPRQQWEEVATVGERTDGQASAPRIEVPADWPDPAELGIRSEEPKTEANEEELLPVAPPDEEESTGSRLSRRSKKQSASHRSSFSRWYTRFLITGAILFVIAAIALGITLYMDNESAPVKQKSTAIASAEGTSTSEQKPILNPTVTSAIAPDHYELVHAKEIQLNIVAVGDATVTIRNQEVGTPIKTWQMKSGDKQTFSYPNDLWITVDIPRNVKITVFGQPVNTDYSNEKKIEIKLIHE, from the coding sequence ATGTCGGCCGAGACGGGTCGCCGGCTCAAGCGAGCTAGGGAATCCAGAGGTTTGACTTTGGAAGATGTCTCAAGAATGACGGGCATCGAACCGCAATATTTGCAGGCGATCGAATCGGGGCAGTTGGGGGCATTGCCGGGTCCATACGTCCGTTCTTATTTGCGTTCCTATGCCCAATGCGTTGGGGAGGATCCTCAGGCACTCATTCGCATGTACATGACCGGCAAAACGACTGCGGGGAATTACTCAGCCGACGTACGCACGAGAACTCGAGATGCCCGCGCAGGCAGTATCAGAAGACGTCGTACCAACAGAACGGAGGCGGCTGCCTCATCGGAAGAAGCACTACTTCAACGAGGGAGCAGATGGGATACCGGAAAGCGCCCTTCCTTGTCACGGGCAGAACAACCGGGTTCTCGCAGGCGATTGGGGACGTATTCCAGAACTCGATCGACAGGCGGTGAACCGGAATCTTCCCCTCCGCGCCAACAATGGGAGGAGGTAGCCACTGTCGGCGAGCGAACGGACGGACAAGCTTCCGCACCGCGAATCGAGGTACCCGCTGACTGGCCTGATCCGGCCGAGTTGGGGATCCGGTCCGAGGAACCGAAAACGGAAGCGAACGAAGAAGAGCTGCTGCCCGTAGCGCCGCCAGATGAGGAGGAATCGACTGGTTCCCGGCTCTCGCGCAGATCCAAAAAACAATCTGCATCTCATCGTTCTTCTTTCAGCAGATGGTATACCCGATTTTTAATCACGGGGGCAATATTGTTCGTGATCGCTGCGATCGCGCTTGGCATCACCTTGTATATGGATAACGAATCCGCGCCGGTGAAGCAGAAGTCTACCGCAATCGCCAGTGCGGAAGGGACGTCGACATCGGAGCAGAAACCGATACTCAACCCCACGGTTACCAGTGCGATTGCACCGGACCATTACGAGTTGGTCCATGCCAAGGAAATTCAACTCAACATCGTTGCCGTCGGTGATGCCACCGTCACCATCCGTAATCAGGAAGTCGGGACTCCTATCAAAACGTGGCAAATGAAAAGTGGGGATAAGCAGACATTCTCCTATCCGAACGATCTATGGATCACAGTGGACATTCCGCGCAATGTAAAAATCACGGTTTTTGGACAGCCGGTTAATACCGATTATTCCAATGAGAAAAAGATTGAGATAAAATTGATTCATGAGTAG
- a CDS encoding helix-turn-helix domain-containing protein, whose amino-acid sequence MSGIGLHFRQAREAMGLSLQEVQQRTKIHAEYLRALEDDRFDQLPSPIYVRAFIRTYAKSLGLDAQMLLGLYDQSVRGGVTAPTENTARQGRIGTRPVGQQTGRFRRTRTDQLGHTQRIRLGDTAPMRGVSQRGRLQQTGRYPQVTGSQQAVNADLQYTGRIPRVSQDTHRLTTANLPVLPSNSEAGTTDAAGQPDSGSIVLSRRGTNINHSPKKGGAPKWVIRVAAVGAILLVSAAALTFVLKDDNQEASNNNSTFTKLIDQGNGTVNAKQAVTPTLSRVETDTSDGNFVGDLYELKGADKITVEIKASQGETQLVYGNEVGQPEARVSMRTGDIYPINKSKFVWFRLSIPSNAEIKVNGNDIDTTAQNLPKSYRIELKK is encoded by the coding sequence ATGTCGGGTATCGGCTTGCATTTTCGGCAGGCACGAGAGGCGATGGGTCTGAGTTTGCAAGAGGTGCAACAGAGAACCAAAATTCATGCAGAGTATTTGCGGGCGTTGGAGGACGATCGGTTTGATCAGCTACCGAGTCCCATTTACGTCCGGGCGTTCATCCGTACCTATGCCAAAAGTCTCGGTTTGGACGCCCAAATGTTGTTGGGCCTATACGATCAGTCGGTGCGTGGAGGTGTAACCGCCCCGACGGAGAATACTGCTCGTCAGGGACGGATCGGCACACGGCCGGTCGGCCAACAGACGGGACGTTTCCGTCGTACACGTACAGATCAGTTGGGTCACACCCAGCGGATCCGACTGGGCGACACAGCTCCGATGAGGGGAGTGTCCCAACGCGGTAGATTGCAGCAAACGGGGCGCTATCCGCAAGTGACAGGTTCACAACAAGCCGTCAATGCGGATTTGCAGTACACCGGCCGCATTCCACGTGTTTCGCAAGATACGCATCGGCTGACTACGGCCAACCTCCCTGTTTTGCCCTCAAATTCGGAAGCCGGTACAACTGACGCCGCCGGTCAACCCGATTCGGGCAGCATCGTCCTCTCGCGCCGGGGAACCAATATCAATCACAGTCCCAAAAAAGGAGGCGCGCCGAAATGGGTAATCCGGGTAGCGGCAGTTGGAGCGATCCTGTTGGTTTCGGCCGCGGCGTTAACCTTCGTTCTGAAGGACGACAACCAAGAGGCGTCGAACAATAACTCGACCTTCACCAAACTGATTGACCAAGGTAATGGCACGGTCAATGCCAAACAGGCCGTTACGCCGACGCTGTCCCGGGTGGAGACCGATACCAGCGACGGTAACTTCGTAGGGGATTTGTACGAATTGAAAGGCGCAGACAAAATCACGGTGGAAATCAAAGCATCCCAAGGCGAAACACAGCTGGTCTACGGAAATGAAGTGGGGCAGCCCGAAGCGCGTGTTTCCATGAGAACGGGAGACATTTATCCCATCAACAAAAGCAAGTTTGTATGGTTCCGACTGTCCATTCCATCCAACGCGGAAATCAAAGTAAACGGAAACGATATTGACACGACCGCACAGAATCTACCCAAAAGCTATCGGATTGAGTTGAAAAAATAG
- a CDS encoding DUF3388 domain-containing protein produces MSDHDWYLEYQIHKNRPGLLGDIASLLGMLSINILTINGVENRRRGMLLRTEDREKIDALKLILTKVDNITITALRPPTLMDRMAVRHGRYLDRCLEDKRTFRFTRDELGLLVDFMAELLKKEGHQLIGVRGMPRVGKTESIVASSVCANKRWIFVSSTLLRQTIRNQLAHDEMTSQNVYIIDGIVSTMRSTERHAMLVREIIRMPATKVIEHPDIFVRETEYTLDDFDYIIELRNHPEEVIDYKVLETDYSSF; encoded by the coding sequence ATGAGTGACCACGACTGGTATCTAGAGTATCAAATACATAAAAACAGACCAGGATTGCTGGGAGACATCGCTTCGTTGCTGGGGATGCTTTCCATAAACATCTTGACAATTAATGGTGTGGAAAACCGACGCAGGGGGATGTTACTTCGGACAGAAGACAGGGAAAAGATTGACGCTCTCAAACTTATTCTGACCAAAGTGGACAACATCACGATAACGGCGCTTCGCCCCCCCACCCTGATGGATCGAATGGCGGTCCGTCACGGCCGCTACCTGGACCGTTGCCTGGAGGACAAGCGCACGTTTCGATTCACGCGCGACGAGCTGGGGTTGTTGGTGGATTTTATGGCTGAACTCTTGAAAAAGGAAGGTCATCAGCTGATCGGCGTGCGCGGCATGCCACGCGTAGGGAAAACGGAATCCATCGTCGCTTCCAGTGTGTGCGCCAATAAGCGCTGGATTTTTGTCTCCTCCACATTGTTGAGGCAAACGATCCGCAATCAGCTGGCCCACGACGAAATGACCTCCCAGAACGTGTACATCATCGACGGCATCGTTTCCACCATGCGCTCCACCGAGCGCCATGCGATGTTGGTACGCGAAATTATCCGGATGCCGGCAACCAAAGTGATCGAACATCCGGACATTTTCGTGCGGGAAACTGAATACACACTGGATGATTTTGATTACATCATCGAGCTGCGCAACCATCCTGAAGAAGTCATCGACTATAAGGTGCTGGAGACGGACTACAGCAGCTTCTGA
- a CDS encoding DUF3243 domain-containing protein — MSILSDFQEWKNFLSQRVNQAEGMGMNQETINELAYQIGDYLAQGVNPENQQEKLLKELWSVANEEEQRTIAGLMVKMVNDGKK; from the coding sequence GTGTCCATTTTGAGCGATTTTCAGGAATGGAAAAATTTCTTGTCCCAACGTGTCAACCAAGCGGAAGGCATGGGCATGAACCAGGAAACGATCAATGAGTTGGCTTACCAGATCGGCGATTATCTAGCTCAAGGGGTAAATCCCGAAAATCAACAAGAGAAATTGCTCAAGGAATTGTGGAGTGTAGCCAACGAAGAAGAACAGCGCACAATCGCTGGGTTGATGGTGAAAATGGTTAATGATGGCAAAAAGTAA
- the ymfI gene encoding elongation factor P 5-aminopentanone reductase: protein MNAMPLKDRVAVVTGASRGIGAAIAERLAQEGALVAVGYRTEETKAQEVVERCRSHGGYAYAYRADVRSRSDVEEMVRRVKCELGPPLILVHNAGVAGIGLIQDVTDDQYATVFDTHIKGAIHLIQACLPNMLSRKFGRIVLLSSIWGESGGAGEALYSAAKGAVNGMARSLAKELGPSGITVNAVAPGAIETDMLRAQLAEEERSALVDEIPVGRLGRPADIAALTAFLCREEAGYLTGQVLHVNGGWYP from the coding sequence ATGAACGCAATGCCGTTGAAAGATCGGGTGGCTGTCGTGACGGGGGCCAGTCGGGGGATTGGAGCTGCCATCGCCGAGCGTTTGGCCCAAGAAGGTGCATTGGTGGCGGTCGGTTATCGGACCGAGGAAACTAAAGCGCAGGAAGTCGTGGAACGGTGTCGGAGCCATGGGGGATACGCATATGCGTATCGGGCTGATGTGCGCTCTCGATCCGACGTGGAGGAGATGGTGCGACGGGTCAAGTGCGAATTGGGTCCGCCGTTGATTTTGGTACACAATGCGGGGGTAGCCGGGATCGGATTGATTCAGGATGTGACGGACGATCAATATGCCACCGTGTTTGATACACATATCAAGGGAGCGATTCATCTCATCCAAGCTTGTCTACCCAACATGTTATCTCGAAAATTCGGTAGAATCGTGTTGCTTTCCTCGATTTGGGGCGAGTCCGGTGGTGCGGGGGAAGCCTTGTACTCGGCTGCCAAAGGCGCGGTCAACGGGATGGCTCGCTCATTGGCCAAAGAGTTGGGACCTTCCGGAATCACGGTCAATGCGGTGGCCCCCGGCGCCATTGAGACGGATATGCTGAGGGCGCAACTAGCAGAGGAGGAACGTTCAGCTCTGGTTGACGAAATTCCGGTAGGGCGTTTGGGACGTCCTGCCGACATCGCTGCATTGACCGCATTTCTTTGCAGGGAGGAAGCCGGTTATCTCACCGGACAGGTTCTGCATGTCAACGGGGGATGGTATCCGTAA
- the yfmH gene encoding EF-P 5-aminopentanol modification-associated protein YfmH, whose translation MQQIEHPQLKETLYHEQLPNGLEVYLLPKPGFFKTYATFTTRYGSIDNHFQPPGEEEIQVPDGIAHFLEHKMFEEEDGDVFTRFSKQGASANAFTSFDRTAYLFSATDQIKENLMTLIDFVQRPYFTDENVEKEKGIIGQEIRMYDDNPEWRSYFGLIEAMYHRHPVRIDIAGTVESIAKIDKETLYKCYETFYHPSNMLLFVVGSIDPETTMQWIRENQAAKPFDKKAEIKRFYPEEPETVAEKRKEIRLTVGIPKCLFGFKEHRLGLTGDDFLKQELATQLVLEALFGPGSDLYQSLYDDGLIDDNFGFDYSLEQGYGFSIVGGDTPDPDKLTQRVENELPQRVQTGIQTDSFERIRKKKIGQYLRYLNSPEWIANQFTRYRFNGADLFRLIPLLESLTPEEVNERMREHVNWDRFAVSVVRS comes from the coding sequence ATGCAGCAAATTGAACATCCCCAATTGAAAGAAACGCTCTATCATGAACAGCTGCCCAACGGCCTGGAAGTGTATCTCCTGCCGAAGCCGGGCTTTTTCAAAACGTATGCCACTTTTACCACCCGATACGGGTCGATCGACAATCATTTTCAACCTCCTGGTGAAGAGGAGATCCAGGTTCCGGACGGGATCGCCCACTTTTTGGAGCACAAAATGTTTGAAGAAGAGGACGGAGACGTCTTCACCCGTTTTTCCAAACAGGGAGCTTCGGCCAACGCGTTTACCAGCTTCGACCGGACTGCGTATCTGTTTTCGGCGACTGATCAGATCAAGGAAAATTTGATGACTCTGATCGATTTTGTGCAACGGCCATATTTCACAGATGAAAATGTGGAGAAAGAAAAAGGGATCATCGGACAGGAAATCCGCATGTACGACGATAATCCTGAATGGCGGTCGTACTTTGGTCTGATCGAGGCGATGTACCATCGTCATCCGGTACGGATCGACATCGCGGGAACGGTGGAGTCGATCGCCAAAATTGACAAAGAGACGTTGTACAAATGCTACGAGACGTTTTATCATCCCAGCAACATGTTGTTGTTTGTGGTCGGTTCCATCGACCCCGAGACCACCATGCAGTGGATTCGGGAAAATCAGGCCGCCAAGCCGTTCGACAAAAAAGCTGAAATCAAGCGTTTCTATCCCGAGGAGCCGGAGACGGTGGCTGAAAAGCGGAAGGAGATTCGGTTGACAGTCGGAATTCCCAAATGCCTGTTCGGTTTCAAGGAGCACCGGCTCGGGTTGACGGGCGATGATTTCCTCAAACAGGAACTGGCAACACAATTAGTTCTCGAAGCGCTGTTCGGTCCTGGTTCCGATCTGTATCAATCGCTGTATGATGATGGCTTGATCGACGACAATTTCGGATTCGACTATTCCTTGGAGCAAGGGTACGGCTTTTCCATTGTTGGCGGCGATACGCCCGATCCGGACAAACTGACGCAACGGGTGGAAAATGAGTTGCCCCAACGCGTGCAAACCGGGATTCAAACTGATTCCTTTGAGCGAATCCGCAAGAAAAAGATCGGTCAATATCTTCGCTATCTCAACTCGCCGGAGTGGATCGCCAATCAGTTCACCCGGTATCGTTTTAACGGTGCAGATTTGTTCCGCCTCATCCCGCTTCTGGAATCGTTGACGCCGGAGGAAGTGAATGAACGGATGCGCGAGCATGTCAACTGGGACCGGTTTGCGGTATCGGTAGTTCGGTCGTAA
- the yfmF gene encoding EF-P 5-aminopentanol modification-associated protein YfmF: MSYARFQSIPVGNLRVHVCATDKFKTNTLSAMIQQELSPQIVTKTALLPQVLQRGTESYPTTLQLKQRLEELYGANLFADVYKRGERHVLQVGLEIANEQYLRASASLLEEGVAFLSEVLLRPVTENGGFKESYVAAEKKNLKQKIESLKDDKIRYAAQRCIEEMCAGEPYSLFTYGSSEDLDHIDAQSLYTYYRDLISRRPIDLFFVGNVSVDEVVRLVERHFPTEQSERVPVETGEVRHTVREVKEVVDRLDVKQGKLNLGCRTQVSICDNDYVALMMYNGILGGFPHSKLFVNVREKASLAYYASSRLESHKGIMTIQSGIEIANYQRAVDIIRKQLDAMRQGDINDVELEQTRATLINQLRERQDRSYDLIDAEYHSILSGRPRPLEQLVEELKQVTKADVQRVAEKVQLDTIYFLRDKGEGTADAAN; encoded by the coding sequence GTGAGCTACGCTCGTTTTCAATCGATTCCGGTCGGCAATTTGCGTGTTCATGTATGTGCAACGGATAAATTTAAAACCAACACCCTATCTGCTATGATCCAACAGGAACTGTCACCGCAAATCGTCACAAAAACGGCGTTGTTACCCCAAGTGTTGCAACGGGGAACGGAAAGCTATCCCACGACTTTACAGTTGAAACAGCGATTGGAAGAGCTGTACGGTGCCAATCTCTTCGCCGATGTATACAAACGAGGGGAGCGTCATGTACTGCAAGTGGGATTGGAGATCGCCAACGAACAATATTTGCGCGCTTCAGCTTCTCTCTTGGAAGAGGGCGTCGCGTTTCTGAGTGAGGTGTTGCTGCGACCCGTCACGGAAAACGGCGGATTTAAGGAATCTTACGTGGCGGCGGAGAAAAAGAATCTCAAACAAAAAATCGAAAGTTTGAAGGACGATAAAATCCGCTATGCTGCCCAACGATGCATCGAAGAAATGTGCGCAGGGGAACCGTACAGTTTGTTCACTTACGGCAGTTCGGAGGATTTGGATCACATCGATGCCCAATCGTTGTATACATATTATCGTGATCTGATCAGCCGTCGTCCTATCGATCTATTCTTTGTCGGCAATGTGTCGGTCGATGAGGTGGTTCGGCTGGTGGAGCGACATTTTCCGACCGAACAATCGGAACGTGTGCCCGTGGAAACGGGCGAGGTGCGGCATACTGTGCGTGAGGTCAAAGAAGTGGTGGACCGTTTGGATGTGAAGCAAGGCAAGCTGAACTTGGGTTGCCGCACGCAGGTCTCCATCTGCGACAACGATTATGTCGCGCTAATGATGTACAACGGTATTCTGGGCGGATTTCCGCATTCCAAGCTGTTTGTCAACGTGCGTGAAAAAGCGAGCTTGGCTTATTACGCATCCTCGCGGCTGGAGAGTCACAAGGGCATCATGACGATTCAGTCGGGGATCGAAATCGCCAACTACCAACGGGCGGTCGATATTATCCGTAAGCAGTTGGACGCCATGCGGCAAGGTGATATCAATGATGTGGAATTGGAGCAAACCAGAGCTACGTTGATCAACCAATTGCGAGAACGGCAGGATCGCTCTTACGACTTGATTGACGCGGAATACCATTCGATCTTGAGCGGCAGACCACGCCCATTGGAACAATTGGTGGAAGAACTGAAACAAGTCACCAAAGCGGATGTGCAACGCGTGGCGGAAAAAGTACAGTTGGACACCATCTATTTCCTGCGCGACAAGGGGGAGGGAACGGCAGATGCAGCAAATTGA
- a CDS encoding alkaline phosphatase family protein: MSKRVLLLLAMLMIFVIVVPSVIPKPAPSPELSSRPKRTVVVLLADSLTAHAIDEGIRLGRLPTLSRLIRHGQYKKDMVSVFPTMSVVIDQSLMTGTYPDQHRIPALQWYDPQEGRVINYGDTFAHVRQQGFLRTARWFLDYNRRHLNPRTQTIHEALLRKGYLSGSINMTAYRGPFLHPIPFTGQTTRGPAWFALGPYVSRTRPDGDETTTLSPTLYRNKDGLRLLSRWLRDPNHPDLMMVYLPDTDKAAHRLGPNRWTPVAKLDRELQKLIASLGSWDSVLRQHVFVLMGDSGVVAGKQDAKYLITLNKLASPYRLLPYGVSKRERNADVAIASNERMAVVHPLRAGVSLDRLIEKYRGIPGIDWVIIQKGRDILVWQGSRQLRFRSAGQWRDPYGQTWHLEGDPHVLDLQLDPQRHLVQFGRYPDALRLVKGGIGAQRGPCVMLTSLPGYEFEWGTSSLPNRGSHGGASRQELLVPIVVSDNSLPLPRMLRVVDLKQWLIRLVEVQHHPVSPR; this comes from the coding sequence ATGAGCAAACGAGTGCTTTTGCTACTCGCCATGCTGATGATCTTCGTTATTGTTGTTCCATCTGTGATCCCGAAACCGGCACCCTCACCCGAACTGTCATCACGTCCGAAACGAACCGTCGTGGTTTTGCTGGCTGATTCGCTCACGGCCCACGCTATTGATGAAGGGATTCGTCTCGGGCGCCTGCCGACCCTGTCTCGTTTGATCCGTCACGGACAATACAAAAAAGACATGGTCAGCGTGTTTCCCACGATGAGCGTGGTGATTGACCAATCCCTGATGACCGGTACCTATCCCGATCAGCACCGCATTCCGGCTTTGCAATGGTACGATCCTCAGGAGGGACGGGTCATCAACTACGGCGATACGTTTGCCCACGTGCGTCAGCAAGGGTTCTTGCGTACCGCACGTTGGTTTCTGGACTACAATCGGCGCCACCTCAATCCACGGACACAAACCATTCATGAAGCGCTTCTACGTAAAGGATACCTTTCCGGTTCCATTAACATGACTGCGTATCGCGGACCGTTTCTTCACCCCATCCCGTTCACCGGACAAACCACCCGGGGGCCCGCTTGGTTTGCACTGGGTCCTTATGTTTCCCGTACGCGTCCTGACGGGGACGAAACGACGACCCTGTCACCGACACTATATCGTAACAAGGACGGACTCCGATTGTTGTCCCGCTGGTTGCGCGATCCCAACCATCCCGACCTGATGATGGTGTATCTGCCGGACACGGACAAAGCCGCACATCGATTGGGTCCCAACAGATGGACACCCGTCGCTAAATTAGACCGGGAATTGCAAAAGCTCATCGCGTCCTTGGGGTCTTGGGATTCGGTCCTACGGCAACATGTGTTCGTCCTGATGGGAGACAGCGGGGTCGTTGCCGGAAAACAGGATGCCAAGTACCTGATCACGTTAAATAAACTGGCTTCTCCCTATCGGTTACTGCCTTATGGTGTCTCAAAACGTGAACGGAACGCCGATGTAGCCATCGCCTCCAATGAACGGATGGCTGTTGTTCACCCCTTGCGGGCAGGTGTTTCGTTGGACCGGTTGATCGAAAAATACCGGGGCATTCCTGGAATTGATTGGGTGATCATTCAAAAAGGACGAGATATCCTGGTATGGCAGGGGTCTCGCCAACTTCGTTTCCGTTCGGCGGGGCAATGGCGGGATCCCTACGGGCAAACATGGCACCTGGAAGGAGATCCACACGTGTTGGATCTTCAATTGGACCCTCAGCGCCATCTGGTTCAATTCGGTCGATATCCCGACGCCCTGCGACTAGTGAAAGGGGGCATCGGTGCCCAACGCGGACCTTGTGTCATGTTGACCTCCCTTCCGGGATACGAATTTGAATGGGGCACTTCATCCCTGCCCAACCGCGGTAGCCACGGCGGTGCCAGCAGACAGGAACTGCTCGTTCCCATTGTGGTGAGCGACAACTCTCTCCCCCTGCCGCGAATGCTAAGGGTGGTGGATTTGAAACAGTGGCTGATCCGGCTGGTGGAAGTGCAACACCATCCTGTCAGCCCACGCTGA
- a CDS encoding ABC transporter permease, with protein sequence MLNTLTNVLQTTVLYSTPLILAAMGGLYSERSGVVNIALEGLMTIGAFAAAVTTIFTGNPWLGLLAAMVAGILFALPHAVASITFKADQVVSGVAINFLAFGLSVYLVKHLYNGEAQTPVVQETLSRMPIPGLSSIPVIGPALFNAFPTTYLAFVIVAASYFILYYTPFGMRLRAVGEHPKAAETAGVSVIRMRYVAVMISGALAGLGGAGLSIAIGSEFNQSTVAGQGFIALAALIFGKWHPLGAFFAALFFGFAVSLALIGQLFGWTQYVPSEVLNMLPYVLTILALAGFVGRAEAPAAIGKPYEKDSR encoded by the coding sequence ATGCTTAACACATTGACCAACGTCTTGCAAACAACTGTATTGTATTCGACCCCACTCATCTTGGCTGCTATGGGCGGGCTGTATTCGGAGCGCTCCGGTGTGGTCAACATCGCGTTGGAAGGCTTAATGACGATCGGAGCGTTCGCCGCCGCGGTGACGACGATCTTCACCGGCAATCCGTGGCTGGGGTTATTGGCAGCGATGGTGGCCGGCATATTATTTGCTCTGCCGCATGCCGTGGCCTCGATCACGTTTAAAGCGGATCAGGTGGTCAGCGGTGTGGCAATCAACTTTCTGGCATTCGGTTTGTCTGTTTACCTGGTGAAACACCTGTACAACGGGGAGGCACAAACGCCCGTGGTGCAGGAAACGTTGTCCCGCATGCCGATTCCGGGGCTGAGCAGCATTCCCGTGATTGGTCCCGCGTTGTTTAACGCGTTTCCCACGACGTATCTGGCTTTTGTCATCGTGGCAGCTTCCTACTTTATCCTGTATTACACCCCCTTCGGGATGCGCCTGCGTGCGGTGGGGGAACATCCCAAAGCGGCGGAGACGGCTGGCGTTTCCGTGATCCGGATGCGTTATGTAGCGGTAATGATCAGTGGTGCGCTCGCCGGTCTGGGCGGTGCGGGGTTGTCGATCGCCATCGGCAGTGAGTTCAACCAATCCACTGTGGCTGGACAAGGGTTCATCGCACTAGCCGCGTTGATCTTCGGCAAATGGCATCCGCTTGGCGCCTTTTTCGCCGCACTTTTCTTTGGATTCGCGGTGTCATTGGCCTTGATAGGGCAATTGTTCGGATGGACACAGTATGTACCGAGCGAAGTGCTCAATATGCTGCCTTACGTGCTGACGATTCTTGCATTGGCCGGTTTCGTCGGGAGGGCGGAAGCCCCGGCGGCGATCGGCAAACCGTATGAAAAAGACAGCCGGTAA